CCAACAGGGTAGAAATTGGAAGCCCGATGGGCACTTCAATATTGCCCGGGCTTGTTACCGCGCCACTCAGGGTAACGATGCGGCTGACTAGCGGCTCGCCGTGCAGTAGTGCACGCCCCAATGCATACACCGTCGCGACATTGAGAACGAGGACGCCGACCTCTGCCGGTAACCGGCCAGGGGCCAGTGTGCGGCCAGTTAGGCTTTTTACCAGCAAGGGTTGGCCGCCGGCCGGGTATCGTAGTGGCAGGGCATGGACTTCGATACGACGATCGGTGCTGACTAAAGCTTGCTGCAAGGCGGTCATCGCCTGCGGTTTGTTGGGCTCAATGCCGATACGCACTTGAGTGATGCCGTACACCTTGGCCAATAGCGCGGCAGCAGCCACGATGTCGGCGGCACGCTCTTGCATCAGCCGGTCATCACAGGTGAGAAACGGCTCGCATTCGGCACCGTTGATCAACAGCATGTCGAGAGGATGCGCCGTGCCGGCCAGTTTTATCCCGGTGGGGAAACCCGCGCCACCCAGGCCAACCAATCCCATTTGCAGCGCGAACTCGGCCAGGGCAGGCACCGTGAGGGGGTGAGGGGGAAAACGAGGTGGCGCCCAACGCTCTTGTCCATCTGCCGCAATGTGAACGGCAGGCAGGGGCTGGTCACCATCGGCAGGGTGACAGGCATCGATTGCGACCACGGTGCCGGAAGTGGAGGCGTGCGCCCAGACGATCGCTGTGCCCCCGTGTCCAATCACTTCCCCCTTGAGCACTCGCTGCCCGATGCGGACGCAAGGCTCTGCAAGGCTACGGCCATGCTGCAGCGGTACCGCCACAACCTGATCGGCAAGCGGCAGCGTACGGATGGGAAGTTGATTGGACAGTTGCTTGTGCCCGACCAGTTTGATTCCGCCACGCCAGGCTGTATTCGCGGTACTACGGCTGAAAAAGGATGATAACTGGTGCCAGTTGGCGGGAAGCATACCCCGGGCAAACCGGAGTGGGGTGGCAAGCAGCATGGCTAGTCATCATGGCAGGTTGAGTTTGCTCCCGAGCCTAAGCAAGCGAGCATTTTGTGGAGTGCCGATTCTAGTCTTAACAACAATTCAAATACAAATCGTTATCATTGTTGAAATAAATTTCAATTCAATGTCATCTAACAATGTAGGGAAACCGCAACAAGAAGCGGGTGCTAAGTCTTTGTGTAAATGAGCCTAACTAGCCCATTGGAGCCACAGCAGTTTGCCTCTGATGTTCCCGACTGGTCTGTCCGAACCCAAGTGGACAAAGGGAAAAGACCGCTTACTTACAGGTGCCTGTCGAAGAGGTGACGTGAATCTCTTGACCGCTTTGGTCGACGATCTGCCTCTGCACACATTGATGAGGCGGTAGGTTGGCCTTAGCTGTCATTAAGCTACTTACCGCAGCTTCAGCAGCTATCGGCATTTAAGCCGCTTTATCTGTATGACCACCTAGGGTGGGGCAGACCACCTCTTCGCCACAGGGGACGTGGCTGACCATAAGTTGCCTAACAGCCCAGGAATAGTTCACCTAAAAGGTGGACAGCGTAAAGTCAGTTGCGTTTTCCTCTGAAAGCCCAAGTACCTGCGAGCCCGGTGAAGCCGGCGACAAAAGCAACCAGTACCCAGAAGCCATGTGGGTGATCCGCTAGCGGAATACCGCCCACATTCATCCCGAAGAAGCCGGCCACAATGTTGATCGGTAGTGCAAGCACCGTCACCATCGTCAGGGTGAACAGGGTCTTGTTGGTCTGTTCGTTTAGTTGGGCGGCTAGTTCTTCCTGCAGTAGCTTGATGCGCTCGACCAAGGAGGTGAGGTCATTCAGGACCAGCGAAAACTCTTCTGTTGATTCCCGTAGGTCCTGAACATCTTGTTCTTGCAGCCAGTCCGGTGGGCGGTTCAGCAGCCGAAACAGGGCGCTTGGCTCCGGAGCTAGCAGGCGTTGCAAACGCACCAGGGTGCGGCGCATAGAGGCCAGTTCAGCACGGTTGTCATGTCCACGTTGGGCCAGCAGCTTGTCCTCGATGTCATCGATCTCCCCGGTAGTGTTTCGCACGATGCGGCTGAGGATATCGGCCTGATCCTGTAACAGGTGTACCAGCAATGCCAGAGACGAATGAAACTGCTCGCCTCGTTTGACTGCGGCGCGTAGTTGATCAACAGAACGTAGTGGCTTGGCTCGTGCGGTAATCAAAATCTGCTGGTGGACGTAAACCAGCATGCTGGAGACATCGGTCGAGACTAGATTGAAATTGAATGCGACATCATTGATTACTGCCAGCAGCGCATGATCGATATGTTCGATGCGCGTCGAACTGGAGCCATCGCGTAGCATGTTGAAGAAGTCATCAGGCAGCGCTAGGTGAGTGCGCATCCAGCGTTCACAGGGGGCGTGGGCAAGATTGAAATGCAGCCACAGGAAACCCTGTCGTTGATCCTGCTGCAACCAGTTTACAACTGAGCCAGAGTCGATTTCTCTGCCAGTCTGGCGTACGTCGAAGTGAAACCCGCAGATCAACCCAATTTCATCCGCTCCATAGCTTGCTTGCCGGGTATTCAGGTTCATAGCGATGACTTTATTGGCGCAACAGTTGCAGGAGTGACGGTCAAGGACCGGCTTGCCGGTACTCAAAGTACAGCCTGTGCATTACAGAATAAAAAAAGCCCGCCAAAGCGGGCCAGACGCAACAAAGACAGAGAGGAGATACAGCGCGCACATTCTGCCATCAGAAATTGAAGTCTTTATTACAGGTTCAAAAGTAGTAATGGAGCTGCCTTCGGTGTTGCGGGCGTTGTCTGGCTTGGTGCTTATTTGCTGTTGCCAGGGATCTGCTGCGGCATAGCTTTGCATGGTGGTCAATCGGCTTTGCCCGCCATGCTGGCCAGTGCTGCTAATTTCTGGTCCAGCTTGTACGGGGTACGCTGGTGATCCTGGGCATTTTCCACTCGACGGATGGCACCTCGAACCAGCATGGCACCGCCCCAGCGCAGCGGCTCTGGCGGGAACTGAGCCAGTGGCCCCTGCACGAGTCTGCTACGCGTCCAAGGATTGTCTTGCTCCAATAACAGGGATGACAAAATCTTGCCGCCAAGATGGCACTGCACCACGCCGTTGCCGGAGTAGCCAAAGCCATAAAGCACGCGCTGATGTCCTGGGAGCTTGCCAAAGAACGGAAATCCCGTTGCCGAGCGATCCGAGGCACCCGTCCAGCTCTGTGTGATAGGTGCTGCGGACAGTGCTGGGAAGAAGCGGCCGAGCACCTGCTGCAGTTGGCCGCAATAGGCACTTGGCCGATCAAAGTAAGCATGCATCTGATTGCCAAAGGCAATGCGGTTGCCGCCTTTGCCCAGCATCAATCGGCCATCGGGCGTGCTACGCCAGTAGTGGACGAACGTGCGCAGGTCACACACAGCCTGGCCTCGGGCCAATCCCAGTTGTTCGACGATGTCCGGTTGGGGTTCGGTAATGATCATGTCGGATGACACCAACAGCACGCTGTTGGCAAAGACTGGAAATTGCCTTGCCATGTCGGCATTCAGGGCCAGTACTACTTGATCGGCTTGCACTTGCCCGGTCGCGGTGTGAACGAACACTTGCCGGTCTTCCTGCAGCCTGGTCATGGCACTATGTTCATAGACCTCCACGCCCAGGGTACGCGCCACGCGGAGCAGGCCGCGCACCAGCTTGCCGGGCTGCAAGCTGCCGGCGGCTTCGCTGTAGGCACCATCATGCATCAGAGCACTGCCGGCGAGCGCCTGTGTTGCGGCCGTATCCAGCGGCTGCCAGCGATTGCGGCCAACCTTGTCCAGTGCGCTCAGAACACTGGACAGTGTGCCGCGCTGCGCTGGATTGCTGGCGGCATAGAGCGCGCCGCCCAGCCGGATCTCGGCATCAATACCGTGTTGCTGGCAGAAGCCGGCGATGTCGAACACCGCCT
The nucleotide sequence above comes from Vogesella indigofera. Encoded proteins:
- the rsxC gene encoding electron transport complex subunit RsxC, with amino-acid sequence MLLATPLRFARGMLPANWHQLSSFFSRSTANTAWRGGIKLVGHKQLSNQLPIRTLPLADQVVAVPLQHGRSLAEPCVRIGQRVLKGEVIGHGGTAIVWAHASTSGTVVAIDACHPADGDQPLPAVHIAADGQERWAPPRFPPHPLTVPALAEFALQMGLVGLGGAGFPTGIKLAGTAHPLDMLLINGAECEPFLTCDDRLMQERAADIVAAAALLAKVYGITQVRIGIEPNKPQAMTALQQALVSTDRRIEVHALPLRYPAGGQPLLVKSLTGRTLAPGRLPAEVGVLVLNVATVYALGRALLHGEPLVSRIVTLSGAVTSPGNIEVPIGLPISTLLAAAQPHGTGDIQVGGPMMGRVLANSAAVVSKTTSGLLARSESLFPPRAATRPCIRCNRCVDVCPMALRPLQLLSAYEQENRALLQQEKLTACIECGACSQVCPSSLPLRDSFRHAKRTIWLGVRA
- a CDS encoding transporter gives rise to the protein MNLNTRQASYGADEIGLICGFHFDVRQTGREIDSGSVVNWLQQDQRQGFLWLHFNLAHAPCERWMRTHLALPDDFFNMLRDGSSSTRIEHIDHALLAVINDVAFNFNLVSTDVSSMLVYVHQQILITARAKPLRSVDQLRAAVKRGEQFHSSLALLVHLLQDQADILSRIVRNTTGEIDDIEDKLLAQRGHDNRAELASMRRTLVRLQRLLAPEPSALFRLLNRPPDWLQEQDVQDLRESTEEFSLVLNDLTSLVERIKLLQEELAAQLNEQTNKTLFTLTMVTVLALPINIVAGFFGMNVGGIPLADHPHGFWVLVAFVAGFTGLAGTWAFRGKRN
- a CDS encoding FAD-dependent oxidoreductase; the encoded protein is MSQKPYWLAAALAVDANPPLPPLHGKLAADICIIGGGFTGLWTAIMCKQARPDWHIVVLEKARCGSGASGRNGGCMLTWSTKYLSLRRLYGEAEALRLVSASEQAVFDIAGFCQQHGIDAEIRLGGALYAASNPAQRGTLSSVLSALDKVGRNRWQPLDTAATQALAGSALMHDGAYSEAAGSLQPGKLVRGLLRVARTLGVEVYEHSAMTRLQEDRQVFVHTATGQVQADQVVLALNADMARQFPVFANSVLLVSSDMIITEPQPDIVEQLGLARGQAVCDLRTFVHYWRSTPDGRLMLGKGGNRIAFGNQMHAYFDRPSAYCGQLQQVLGRFFPALSAAPITQSWTGASDRSATGFPFFGKLPGHQRVLYGFGYSGNGVVQCHLGGKILSSLLLEQDNPWTRSRLVQGPLAQFPPEPLRWGGAMLVRGAIRRVENAQDHQRTPYKLDQKLAALASMAGKAD